In Aedes albopictus strain Foshan chromosome 3, AalbF5, whole genome shotgun sequence, the following are encoded in one genomic region:
- the LOC109417366 gene encoding uncharacterized protein LOC109417366, whose translation MKSSLIFSLIVLAFRATLSSSGLVQSAAIVVLVANGSDITINLPGEYSHNRLLNVVSDSGNNNPSVFDWVGGNGANKAPRLSIGGGNQGSNGGGGRGGGVGAAVIDALWKAESSTAAGAGQDDEYVDSGESEESKKVTIMQTTNAAETTTARSLAVASGSSRTTLNTWHSKYVTAALNHPD comes from the exons ATGAAATCCTCTTTAATCTTCTCGCTAATCGTCCTTGCGTTCCGAGCGACTTTG TCATCGTCCGGACTGGTGCAGTCGGCGGCAATTGTCGTTCTGGTGGCGAACGGAAGTGATATCACAATCAATTTGCCCGGCGAGTACAGCCACAACCGGTTGCTGAACGTGGTGAGCGATTCCGGAAACAATAACCCGTCGGTGTTCGATTGGGTCGGCGGCAATGGGGCGAACAAGGCTCCGCGGCTTTCCATCGGGGGTGGCAATCAGGGAAGCAATGGCGGAGGAGGTCGAGGTGGGGGCGTTGGGGCAGCGGTGATTGATGCACTCTGGAAAGCGGAAAGTTCAACGGCTGCTGGAGCTGGACAGGATGACGAATATGTCGATAGCGGCGAGAGTGAAGAATCTAAAAAAGTCACTATCATGCAAACCACGAATGCTGCGGAAACGACCACTGCGCGGAGCCTGGCCGTGGCGAGTGGTTCCTCGAGAACAACATTGAATACTTGGCACTCGAAGTACGTGACCGCGGCATTGAACCATCCCGATTGA